The Oncorhynchus nerka isolate Pitt River linkage group LG9a, Oner_Uvic_2.0, whole genome shotgun sequence genome has a segment encoding these proteins:
- the sat2b gene encoding diamine acetyltransferase 2b isoform X4, translating to MHFKVRAAAKEDCKEISRMIMELAVYENMPDQVKTSHEDLERDGFSPNPFYECLVAEVPDEHKTKDGYTVVGYALYFYTYSTWKGRSVYMEDLYVMPDFRGKGIGTGLMAKVAQVGVEKQCVRLQFSVLEWNKPSLDFYIAKGAEDLTAKEGWHFLRFHGQSLDTLAKEAPKD from the exons ATGCATTTTAAAGTCCGCGCTGCAGCAAAAGAGGATTGTAAGGAAATATCTAGAATGATTATG GAGTTGGCTGTGTATGAGAACATGCCAGACCAGGTGAAGACTTCTCATGAAG ACTTGGAGCGTGATGGGTTCTCTCCAAACCCCTTCTATGAATGCCTGGTCGCTGAAGTTCCAGATGAACACAAGACCAAAGATG GGTACACCGTCGTTGGGTACGCCCTTTACTTCTACACCTACAGCACATGGAAAGGGCGGTCAGTGTACATGGAGGACCTCTATGTAATGCCTGACTTCAGAG GAAAAGGCATCGGAACGGGACTGATGGCCAAAGTAGCTCAG GTAGGGGTGGAGAAGCAGTGTGTGCGGCTGCAGTTTTCTGTCCTAGAATGGAACAAACCATCACTAGATTTCTACATTGCCAAAGGTGCCGAGGACCTGACTGCCAAAGAAGGTTGGCACTTCTTACGGTTTCATGGACAATCCCTGGACACATTAGCTAAGGAAGCACCTAAAGATTAG
- the sat2b gene encoding diamine acetyltransferase 2b isoform X3 — protein sequence MSHLKGGTLHIAMSPIVPWGIGKRCFRPEEGVPLTGPSAPLPAASGLPSSRVSSERCNNIKPEFKMDSIVVVFTHLQKVPQECRLGYTVVGYALYFYTYSTWKGRSVYMEDLYVMPDFRGKGIGTGLMAKVAQVGVEKQCVRLQFSVLEWNKPSLDFYIAKGAEDLTAKEGWHFLRFHGQSLDTLAKEAPKD from the exons ATGTCCCACCTGAAAGGCGGCACCCTACACATAGCAATGTCCCCAATcgtgccctggggcattgggaaaAGGTGTTTTAGGCCAGAGGAAGGGGTGCCTCTTACTGGCCCTTcagcaccacttccagcagcatctggtctcccaagTTCTAGAGTTTCATCAGAACGTTGCAACAACATTAAG cctgaattcaaaatggattcaattgtcgTTGTTTTCACCCATCTACAGAAAGTACCACAGGAATGTCGTctag GGTACACCGTCGTTGGGTACGCCCTTTACTTCTACACCTACAGCACATGGAAAGGGCGGTCAGTGTACATGGAGGACCTCTATGTAATGCCTGACTTCAGAG GAAAAGGCATCGGAACGGGACTGATGGCCAAAGTAGCTCAG GTAGGGGTGGAGAAGCAGTGTGTGCGGCTGCAGTTTTCTGTCCTAGAATGGAACAAACCATCACTAGATTTCTACATTGCCAAAGGTGCCGAGGACCTGACTGCCAAAGAAGGTTGGCACTTCTTACGGTTTCATGGACAATCCCTGGACACATTAGCTAAGGAAGCACCTAAAGATTAG
- the sat2b gene encoding diamine acetyltransferase 2b isoform X1 produces the protein MHFKVRAAAKEDCKEISRMIMELAVYENMPDQVKTSHEDLERDGFSPNPFYECLVAEVPDEHKTKDGHCLAGRSTCGHVSVSGQRQPASSSLCVGGQDTLGSSTRQVKRLKCCPNDGYTVVGYALYFYTYSTWKGRSVYMEDLYVMPDFRGKGIGTGLMAKVAQVGVEKQCVRLQFSVLEWNKPSLDFYIAKGAEDLTAKEGWHFLRFHGQSLDTLAKEAPKD, from the exons ATGCATTTTAAAGTCCGCGCTGCAGCAAAAGAGGATTGTAAGGAAATATCTAGAATGATTATG GAGTTGGCTGTGTATGAGAACATGCCAGACCAGGTGAAGACTTCTCATGAAG ACTTGGAGCGTGATGGGTTCTCTCCAAACCCCTTCTATGAATGCCTGGTCGCTGAAGTTCCAGATGAACACAAGACCAAAGATG gtcattgtcttgctggaagatccacttgcggccatGTTTCAGTCTCcgggcagaggcaaccag CATCTTCCTCACTGTGCGTGGGGGGACAAGATACACTTGGATCCTCTACCAGGCAGGTTAAACGTCTTAAATGTTGCCCTAATGATG GGTACACCGTCGTTGGGTACGCCCTTTACTTCTACACCTACAGCACATGGAAAGGGCGGTCAGTGTACATGGAGGACCTCTATGTAATGCCTGACTTCAGAG GAAAAGGCATCGGAACGGGACTGATGGCCAAAGTAGCTCAG GTAGGGGTGGAGAAGCAGTGTGTGCGGCTGCAGTTTTCTGTCCTAGAATGGAACAAACCATCACTAGATTTCTACATTGCCAAAGGTGCCGAGGACCTGACTGCCAAAGAAGGTTGGCACTTCTTACGGTTTCATGGACAATCCCTGGACACATTAGCTAAGGAAGCACCTAAAGATTAG
- the sat2b gene encoding diamine acetyltransferase 2b isoform X2, translating into MHFKVRAAAKEDCKEISRMIMELAVYENMPDQVKTSHEDLERDGFSPNPFYECLVAEVPDEHKTKDASSSLCVGGQDTLGSSTRQVKRLKCCPNDGYTVVGYALYFYTYSTWKGRSVYMEDLYVMPDFRGKGIGTGLMAKVAQVGVEKQCVRLQFSVLEWNKPSLDFYIAKGAEDLTAKEGWHFLRFHGQSLDTLAKEAPKD; encoded by the exons ATGCATTTTAAAGTCCGCGCTGCAGCAAAAGAGGATTGTAAGGAAATATCTAGAATGATTATG GAGTTGGCTGTGTATGAGAACATGCCAGACCAGGTGAAGACTTCTCATGAAG ACTTGGAGCGTGATGGGTTCTCTCCAAACCCCTTCTATGAATGCCTGGTCGCTGAAGTTCCAGATGAACACAAGACCAAAGATG CATCTTCCTCACTGTGCGTGGGGGGACAAGATACACTTGGATCCTCTACCAGGCAGGTTAAACGTCTTAAATGTTGCCCTAATGATG GGTACACCGTCGTTGGGTACGCCCTTTACTTCTACACCTACAGCACATGGAAAGGGCGGTCAGTGTACATGGAGGACCTCTATGTAATGCCTGACTTCAGAG GAAAAGGCATCGGAACGGGACTGATGGCCAAAGTAGCTCAG GTAGGGGTGGAGAAGCAGTGTGTGCGGCTGCAGTTTTCTGTCCTAGAATGGAACAAACCATCACTAGATTTCTACATTGCCAAAGGTGCCGAGGACCTGACTGCCAAAGAAGGTTGGCACTTCTTACGGTTTCATGGACAATCCCTGGACACATTAGCTAAGGAAGCACCTAAAGATTAG